A section of the Arcobacter roscoffensis genome encodes:
- a CDS encoding ABC transporter ATP-binding protein — translation MVSVNNFSISFGDTKIVENINFEVQKGEIVTLLGKSGCGKTTILRAIAGLQKEHDGEICIGNTCVSSKDVYEKNREVGYIFQDYALFPHLNVEENIAFALDKLSKKDREAKVQKLLNQFDIVDHRKKQIHQLSGGQQQRVAIARAMANNPKILLLDEPFANLDSQLRYKTKMWVKNLIKKYELSAILVTHDKKEALSISDKIGIINNKKMIQFDTAKNMYNNPKNFYIANFLSEINIIPDTLLKDLDVKTNENQIAIAYTKDCKLSTENNSIEIEIIDYSYYGENYEVIYKLKNFEHEQNLHSQVENIESIIDKTLFLNISKDDIKIIEK, via the coding sequence ATGGTTAGTGTAAATAATTTTTCAATCTCCTTTGGTGATACAAAAATAGTTGAGAATATAAATTTTGAAGTACAAAAAGGAGAGATTGTAACTCTTCTTGGAAAAAGTGGTTGTGGTAAGACTACAATATTAAGAGCAATTGCTGGTTTACAAAAAGAACATGATGGTGAAATTTGTATAGGTAATACTTGTGTCTCTTCAAAAGATGTCTATGAAAAAAATAGAGAAGTAGGATATATTTTTCAGGATTATGCACTATTTCCACACTTAAATGTCGAAGAAAATATTGCATTTGCTTTAGATAAGCTATCTAAAAAAGATAGAGAAGCAAAAGTTCAAAAGCTTTTAAATCAATTTGACATAGTTGATCATAGGAAAAAACAGATTCATCAATTATCTGGTGGACAACAACAAAGAGTAGCAATTGCAAGAGCAATGGCAAATAATCCTAAAATACTTTTGCTTGATGAACCTTTTGCAAATCTTGATTCCCAACTTAGATATAAAACAAAAATGTGGGTTAAAAACCTAATAAAGAAATATGAATTAAGTGCTATTCTTGTTACCCATGACAAAAAAGAAGCTTTAAGTATTTCTGATAAAATTGGTATTATTAATAATAAAAAAATGATTCAATTTGATACAGCAAAAAATATGTATAATAATCCTAAAAACTTCTATATTGCAAATTTCTTATCTGAAATAAATATTATTCCAGATACTTTATTAAAAGACTTAGATGTTAAAACAAATGAAAACCAAATTGCAATTGCTTATACTAAAGACTGTAAACTAAGCACGGAGAATAACAGTATTGAAATAGAGATTATTGATTATTCTTACTATGGTGAAAACTATGAAGTTATATATAAATTAAAAAACTTTGAACATGAACAAAACTTGCATTCTCAAGTAGAAAACATAGAGAGTATAATTGATAAAACTTTATTTCTTAATATATCAAAAGATGATATAAAAATAATAGAAAAATAG